A single window of Gossypium hirsutum isolate 1008001.06 chromosome A10, Gossypium_hirsutum_v2.1, whole genome shotgun sequence DNA harbors:
- the LOC107897284 gene encoding mediator of RNA polymerase II transcription subunit 15a isoform X1: MDTNNWRSTPPSGEPTMDTGDWRTQLQPDSRQRIVNKIMDTLKRHLPFSGQEGLNELRKIAVRFEEKIFTAATSQSDYLKRISLKMLTMENKSQGTVPNTGNNSKPPDPGSQGMQNQVHSQGQSIPISLQSNQSQAQLLPPSVPNNMASAGVQSSAGLQSGMPAVSGLTQNPVPNVVGQNTNMQNMSGISQNSLGQGMSSNMFANQQRQMPRQQVLPQQQQQQQQQQQQLYHQQLQNQLMKQKMQQGNLQPSLMQSHMQQQQNLLPPTQLQSSQQSGMQTSSVIQQSSMQSTPLPGLQHNQQSSLQQSSQSMLQQHQQFRQQQQAQQAASSGIHQQQTPMIQQSMMPPQQHQHQPPQPQHQQPHIVGQQANAANSQQNQLIGQQNSIADMQQQRLLGQANSLPNMQQQQQQQQQQQLMAQKNNMPNIHQQQLGPQSNSSGLQQQQQQPHLIGAQSGNSSMQANQQSLHMLPQPKVPLQQTQQSSPNLLPPTQVQTSQQPQQQLMSQMQTQSTLQQQLGLQQQHNMQQRLQASGQVSSSLLQSQNLTEQQKQLYQSQRAVPETSSTSLDSTAQTGLANGGDWQEEVYQKILTLKETYLPELNEMYQKIATKLQQHDSNPAQPKSEQLEKLKIFKTMLERIIGFLTVSRVNITPPFKEKLSSYEKQIINFINSNRPRKPVSVLQQGQLPPPHMHSMQQQQQSQISQTESHDNQMNPQLQSMNLQGSVPTMQPNNMTSMQHNSLSPGVSTAQQTMLNSLQPGSSLDSGQGNALGPVQQVAPGPLQQNPHQHMKQQQEQQMLQSQKYKQQFPQRQMQHQFIQQKQQLLQQQQQHQQQQQQRQQQQQQQAKQQLSTHQMSQLHQMNDVNDMRQGMGVKPGVFQHLPAGQRQSYTHQQLKPGSQFPVSSSQLLQAASPQMPQHSSPQVDQQNLPSISKTGTPLQSANSPFVVPSPSTPLAPSPMPGESEKPVLGTSLPNVANLGHQQGTGVQTGSQSLAIGTPGISASPLLAEFSGADGSHANALTAVSSKSNVTEQPLERLIKAVKSISPTALGASVSDIGSVVSMTDRIAGSAPGNGSRAAVGEDLVAMTKCRLQAKNFISQDGMSGTKKIRRYTSAMPLNVVSSAGSLNDSFKQLTGSETSELESTATSSVKRPRIEANHALLEEIREINQRLIDTVVDISDEDVDPGAAAATAKGGEGTIVKCSFSAVALSANLKSQYMSAQMSPIQPLHLLVPTNYPNCSPILLDKFPVEVSKENEDLSVKAKSRFSISLRTLSQPMSLGEIARTWDVCARAVISDHAKLSGGGSFSSKYGTWENCLSAA, from the exons ATGGATACCAATAACTGGAGGTCTACTCCTCCCAGCGGAGAGCCCACCATGGACACAGGTGATTGGAGAACCCAGTTGCAGCCAGATTCACGACAAAGAATCGTCAATAagat AATGGATACATTGAAGAGGCACCTTCCATTTTCTGGTCAAGAGGGTTTAAATGAACTCAGGAAAATAGCTGTAAGGTTTGAGGAAAAGATTTTTACTGCAGCAACCAGCCAG TCTGATTACCTAAAGAGAATATCTTTGAAGATGCTTACAATGGAGAACAAGTCTCAGGGTACTGTACCCAACACAGGGAATAACAGCAAACCGCCTGATCCAG GTTCTCAGGGCATGCAGAACCAAGTTCACAGTCAAGGGCAATCAATTCCTATCTCTTTACAAAGTAATCAATCTCAAGCACAACTGTTACCCCCGAGTGTCCCGAATAACATGGCGTCTGCTGGAGTTCAAAGTTCTGCTGGTTTACAATCTGGAATGCCTGCCGTCTCTGGTCTAACCCAGAATCCTGTACCTAATGTTGTTGGCCAGAATACCAACATGCAGAACATGTCTGGAATTTCACAGAACTCATTGGGGCAAGGGATGTCTTCCAATATGTTTGCTAATCAGCAGCGGCAAATGCCAAGGCAACAGGTGCTTCCACAACAGCAACAGCAACAGCAACAGCAACAGCAGCAGTTATACCATCAGCAGTTACAAAATCAACTTATGAAACAAAAGATGCAACAGGGAAATCTTCAGCCCTCACTTATGCAGTCTCACATGCAGCAACAGCAGAACCTGTTACCACCTACTCAGTTGCAATCTTCTCAGCAATCCGGTATGCAAACATCATCTGTTATACAGCAATCTTCCATGCAATCGACTCCTCTCCCTGGTCTTCAACACAATCAGCAATCTTCTTTACAACAGTCAAGTCAGTCCATGCTTCAGCAGCATCAACAGTTTAGACAGCAGCAACAGGCACAACAGGCCGCTAGTAGTGGTATTCATCAACAACAAACACCAATGATACAGCAGTCAATGATGCCTCCGCAGCAGCATCAGCATCAGCCTCCACAGCCACAGCATCAGCAGCCACACATTGTGGGACAACAGGCAAATGCTGCAAATTCACAGCAGAATCAATTAATAGGGCAACAAAACAGCATTGCAGACATGCAGCAGCAGAGGTTGCTAGGCCAGGCCAATAGTCTTCCAAATATGCagcaacagcagcagcagcagcagcagcagcagttaATGGCTCAAAAAAACAATATGCCAAATATCCATCAGCAACAGTTGGGTCCTCAGAGTAATAGTTCAGGattgcagcagcagcagcagcagccacATTTGATTGGAGCCCAGTCTGGTAACTCGAGCATGCAAGCTAATCAGCAATCTTTACACATGCTACCCCAGCCTAAAGTTCCACTCCAACAAACGCAGCAGAGTTCACCTAATTTGTTACCACCAACTCAAGTGCAAACATCCCAGCAGCCACAGCAGCAACTGATGTCGCAGATGCAAACACAGTCTACTTTGCAGCAACAGTTGGGTTTGCAACAGCAACACAATATGCAGCAAAGGCTTCAAGCATCAGGTCAAGTATCAAGTTCCTTGCTTCAATCACAAAATTTGACAGAGCAGCAGAAGCAGTTGTATCAATCACAGAGAGCTGTTCCGGAGACATCATCAA CCTCTTTAGATTCCACAGCTCAAACAGGGCTTGCTAATGGAGGTGATTGGCAAGAAGAGGTATATCAAAAG ATCCTGACCTTGAAGGAGACATACTTACctgaattaaatgagatgtacCAGAAAATTGCTACCAAGTTGCAGCAG CATGATTCTAATCCAGCACAGCCAAAGTCTGAgcagcttgaaaagttgaaaatattcaagACCATGTTGGAGCGCATCATAGGTTTCTTAACAGTTTCCAGAGTCAATATAACACCCCCTTTCAAGGAGAAGTTGAGTTCATATGAGAAGcagataataaattttataaattccaaTAGGCCAAGGAAGCCTGTCTCAGTGCTGCAGCAAGGACAGCTTCCTCCACCTCATATGCATTCCATGCAGCAGCAACAACAATCGCAAATTAGTCAGACAGAGTCTCATGATAATCAAATGAACCCTCAGTTGCAGTCGATGAATTTACAAGGTTCTGTGCCAACAATGCAGCCTAACAACATGACAAGCATGCAGCACAATTCTTTGTCGCCTGGGGTTTCGACAGCACAGCAGACCATGTTAAATTCATTACAGCCAGGCTCCAGTTTGGATTCAGGACAAGGTAATGCCCTTGGCCCAGTACAGCAGGTTGCTCCAGGACCCTTGCAACAGAATCCT CATCAGCATATGAAACAACAGCAAGAACAGCAAATGCTGCAGTCACAAAAGTACAAGCAACAATTTCCACAACGTCAAATGCAGCACCAGTTTATACAGCAGAAGCAGCAGCTActgcaacaacaacaacagcatCAGCAACAGCAACAACAGCGGCAGCAGCAGCAACAGCAGCAAGCAAAGCAACAGCTGTCCACTCATCAGATGTCCCAGCTGCATCAGATGAATGATGTAAATGATATGAGGCAGGGGATGGGTGTTAAGCCAGGGGTATTTCAACATCTCCCAGCAGGCCAGCGTCAATCTTATACCCATCAACAGTTGAAACCAGGTTCTCAATTTCCTGTTTCTTCATCTCAGCTACTTCAGGCTGCATCTCCTCAGATGCCTCAGCATTCTTCCCCGCAGGTTGATCAGCAAAACCTGCCATCTATCTCAAAAACTGGCACTCCTTTGCAATCTGCAAACTCACCTTTTGTTGTTCCTTCTCCTTCGACTCCCTTGGCTCCATCACCAATGCCCGGGGAATCTGAAAAACCTGTTCTAGGCACTTCTCTCCCAAATGTTGCTAATTTGGGACATCAACAAGGGACTGGTGTTCAAACAGGCTCCCAATCCCTTGCAATTGGCACTCCAGGGATATCAGCCTCACCTTTGCTTGCTGAGTTCAGTGGTGCAGATGGATCTCATGCTAATGCTCTGACAGCTGTTTCTAGCAAGTCAAATGTTACAGAGCAACCTCTTGAACGTTTAATAAAAGCA GTGAAATCCATCTCACCTACAGCATTGGGTGCATCTGTAAGTGACATCGGCTCAGTTGTCAGCATGACTGACAGGATAGCAGGTTCAGCCCCAGGTAATGGGTCTAGGGCTGCAGTTGGCGAGGATCTGGTTGCCATGACAAAGTGTCGTCTGCAAGCAAAAAATTTCATCAGTCAAGATGGAATGAGTGGCACAAAGAAAATTAGGCGCTACACTAGTGCCATGCCCCTAAATGTTGTATCATCTGCAGGCAGTTTGAATGATAGTTTCAAACAGTTGACTGGTTCAGAGACATCTGAGTTGGAGTCAACTGCAACATCTAGTGTCAAGAGGCCAAGAATTGAG GCAAATCATGCGCTTTTGGAAGAAATAAGGGAAATAAATCAACGGCTTATAGACACAGTGGTTGATATCAGTGATGAAGATGTTGATCCTGGTGCAGCAGCTGCAACTGCTAAAGGGGGTGAAGGAACCATTGTCAAGTGCTCTTTCAGTGCTGTGGCTCTCAGTGCAAACCTGAAATCACAGTACATGTCGGCACAAATG TCACCAATTCAGCCCTTGCATTTGCTAGTCCCCACAAATTATCCAAATTGCTCTCCAATCCTATTAGACAAGTTCCCAGTTGAAGTCAG CAAGGAGAATGAAGACCTTTCAGTGAAAGCGAAGTCTAGGTTTAGTATATCACTGCGCACCCTTTCGCAGCCTATGTCACTTGGTGAGATAGCAAGGACTTGGGATGTTTGTGCCCGAGCAGTTATTTCTGATCACGCAAAACTGAGTGGGGGAGGCAGCTTTAGTTCAAAATACGGGACTTGGGAGAATTGCTTGAGTGCTGCATAG
- the LOC107897284 gene encoding mediator of RNA polymerase II transcription subunit 15a isoform X2, which produces MDTNNWRSTPPSGEPTMDTGDWRTQLQPDSRQRIVNKIMDTLKRHLPFSGQEGLNELRKIAVRFEEKIFTAATSQSDYLKRISLKMLTMENKSQGTVPNTGNNSKPPDPGSQGMQNQVHSQGQSIPISLQSNQSQAQLLPPSVPNNMASAGVQSSAGLQSGMPAVSGLTQNPVPNVVGQNTNMQNMSGISQNSLGQGMSSNMFANQQRQMPRQQVLPQQQQQQQQQQQQLYHQQLQNQLMKQKMQQGNLQPSLMQSHMQQQQNLLPPTQLQSSQQSGMQTSSVIQQSSMQSTPLPGLQHNQQSSLQQSSQSMLQQHQQFRQQQQAQQAASSGIHQQQTPMIQQSMMPPQQHQHQPPQPQHQQPHIVGQQANAANSQQNQLIGQQNSIADMQQQRLLGQANSLPNMQQQQQQQQQQQLMAQKNNMPNIHQQQLGPQSNSSGLQQQQQQPHLIGAQSGNSSMQANQQSLHMLPQPKVPLQQTQQSSPNLLPPTQVQTSQQPQQQLMSQMQTQSTLQQQLGLQQQHNMQQRLQASGQVSSSLLQSQNLTEQQKQLYQSQRAVPETSSTSLDSTAQTGLANGGDWQEEVYQKILTLKETYLPELNEMYQKIATKLQQHDSNPAQPKSEQLEKLKIFKTMLERIIGFLTVSRVNITPPFKEKLSSYEKQIINFINSNRPRKPVSVLQQGQLPPPHMHSMQQQQQSQISQTESHDNQMNPQLQSMNLQGSVPTMQPNNMTSMQHNSLSPGVSTAQQTMLNSLQPGSSLDSGQGNALGPVQQVAPGPLQQNPVSTSQQTNFNSNSLSSQSGLTVLTQNINPLQSNSNMLQHQHMKQQQEQQMLQSQKYKQQFPQRQMQHQFIQQKQQLLQQQQQHQQQQQQRQQQQQQQAKQQLSTHQMSQLHQMNDVNDMRQGMGVKPGVFQHLPAGQRQSYTHQQLKPGSQFPVSSSQLLQAASPQMPQHSSPQVDQQNLPSISKTGTPLQSANSPFVVPSPSTPLAPSPMPGESEKPVLGTSLPNVANLGHQQGTGVQTGSQSLAIGTPGISASPLLAEFSGADGSHANALTAVSSKSNVTEQPLERLIKAVKSISPTALGASVSDIGSVVSMTDRIAGSAPGNGSRAAVGEDLVAMTKCRLQAKNFISQDGMSGTKKIRRYTSAMPLNVVSSAGSLNDSFKQLTGSETSELESTATSSVKRPRIEANHALLEEIREINQRLIDTVVDISDEDVDPGAAAATAKGGEGTIVKCSFSAVALSANLKSQYMSAQMSPIQPLHLLVPTNYPNCSPILLDKFPVEVSKENEDLSVKAKSRFSISLRTLSQPMSLGEIARTWDVCARAVISDHAKLSGGGSFSSKYGTWENCLSAA; this is translated from the exons ATGGATACCAATAACTGGAGGTCTACTCCTCCCAGCGGAGAGCCCACCATGGACACAGGTGATTGGAGAACCCAGTTGCAGCCAGATTCACGACAAAGAATCGTCAATAagat AATGGATACATTGAAGAGGCACCTTCCATTTTCTGGTCAAGAGGGTTTAAATGAACTCAGGAAAATAGCTGTAAGGTTTGAGGAAAAGATTTTTACTGCAGCAACCAGCCAG TCTGATTACCTAAAGAGAATATCTTTGAAGATGCTTACAATGGAGAACAAGTCTCAGGGTACTGTACCCAACACAGGGAATAACAGCAAACCGCCTGATCCAG GTTCTCAGGGCATGCAGAACCAAGTTCACAGTCAAGGGCAATCAATTCCTATCTCTTTACAAAGTAATCAATCTCAAGCACAACTGTTACCCCCGAGTGTCCCGAATAACATGGCGTCTGCTGGAGTTCAAAGTTCTGCTGGTTTACAATCTGGAATGCCTGCCGTCTCTGGTCTAACCCAGAATCCTGTACCTAATGTTGTTGGCCAGAATACCAACATGCAGAACATGTCTGGAATTTCACAGAACTCATTGGGGCAAGGGATGTCTTCCAATATGTTTGCTAATCAGCAGCGGCAAATGCCAAGGCAACAGGTGCTTCCACAACAGCAACAGCAACAGCAACAGCAACAGCAGCAGTTATACCATCAGCAGTTACAAAATCAACTTATGAAACAAAAGATGCAACAGGGAAATCTTCAGCCCTCACTTATGCAGTCTCACATGCAGCAACAGCAGAACCTGTTACCACCTACTCAGTTGCAATCTTCTCAGCAATCCGGTATGCAAACATCATCTGTTATACAGCAATCTTCCATGCAATCGACTCCTCTCCCTGGTCTTCAACACAATCAGCAATCTTCTTTACAACAGTCAAGTCAGTCCATGCTTCAGCAGCATCAACAGTTTAGACAGCAGCAACAGGCACAACAGGCCGCTAGTAGTGGTATTCATCAACAACAAACACCAATGATACAGCAGTCAATGATGCCTCCGCAGCAGCATCAGCATCAGCCTCCACAGCCACAGCATCAGCAGCCACACATTGTGGGACAACAGGCAAATGCTGCAAATTCACAGCAGAATCAATTAATAGGGCAACAAAACAGCATTGCAGACATGCAGCAGCAGAGGTTGCTAGGCCAGGCCAATAGTCTTCCAAATATGCagcaacagcagcagcagcagcagcagcagcagttaATGGCTCAAAAAAACAATATGCCAAATATCCATCAGCAACAGTTGGGTCCTCAGAGTAATAGTTCAGGattgcagcagcagcagcagcagccacATTTGATTGGAGCCCAGTCTGGTAACTCGAGCATGCAAGCTAATCAGCAATCTTTACACATGCTACCCCAGCCTAAAGTTCCACTCCAACAAACGCAGCAGAGTTCACCTAATTTGTTACCACCAACTCAAGTGCAAACATCCCAGCAGCCACAGCAGCAACTGATGTCGCAGATGCAAACACAGTCTACTTTGCAGCAACAGTTGGGTTTGCAACAGCAACACAATATGCAGCAAAGGCTTCAAGCATCAGGTCAAGTATCAAGTTCCTTGCTTCAATCACAAAATTTGACAGAGCAGCAGAAGCAGTTGTATCAATCACAGAGAGCTGTTCCGGAGACATCATCAA CCTCTTTAGATTCCACAGCTCAAACAGGGCTTGCTAATGGAGGTGATTGGCAAGAAGAGGTATATCAAAAG ATCCTGACCTTGAAGGAGACATACTTACctgaattaaatgagatgtacCAGAAAATTGCTACCAAGTTGCAGCAG CATGATTCTAATCCAGCACAGCCAAAGTCTGAgcagcttgaaaagttgaaaatattcaagACCATGTTGGAGCGCATCATAGGTTTCTTAACAGTTTCCAGAGTCAATATAACACCCCCTTTCAAGGAGAAGTTGAGTTCATATGAGAAGcagataataaattttataaattccaaTAGGCCAAGGAAGCCTGTCTCAGTGCTGCAGCAAGGACAGCTTCCTCCACCTCATATGCATTCCATGCAGCAGCAACAACAATCGCAAATTAGTCAGACAGAGTCTCATGATAATCAAATGAACCCTCAGTTGCAGTCGATGAATTTACAAGGTTCTGTGCCAACAATGCAGCCTAACAACATGACAAGCATGCAGCACAATTCTTTGTCGCCTGGGGTTTCGACAGCACAGCAGACCATGTTAAATTCATTACAGCCAGGCTCCAGTTTGGATTCAGGACAAGGTAATGCCCTTGGCCCAGTACAGCAGGTTGCTCCAGGACCCTTGCAACAGAATCCTGTGAGTACCTCCCAGCAGACAAACTTTAACAGTAACAGTTTGTCATCACAAAGTGGATTAACTGTCCTGACGCAAAACATTAATCCTCTTCAATCAAATTCCAACATGCTTCAGCATCAGCATATGAAACAACAGCAAGAACAGCAAATGCTGCAGTCACAAAAGTACAAGCAACAATTTCCACAACGTCAAATGCAGCACCAGTTTATACAGCAGAAGCAGCAGCTActgcaacaacaacaacagcatCAGCAACAGCAACAACAGCGGCAGCAGCAGCAACAGCAGCAAGCAAAGCAACAGCTGTCCACTCATCAGATGTCCCAGCTGCATCAGATGAATGATGTAAATGATATGAGGCAGGGGATGGGTGTTAAGCCAGGGGTATTTCAACATCTCCCAGCAGGCCAGCGTCAATCTTATACCCATCAACAGTTGAAACCAGGTTCTCAATTTCCTGTTTCTTCATCTCAGCTACTTCAGGCTGCATCTCCTCAGATGCCTCAGCATTCTTCCCCGCAGGTTGATCAGCAAAACCTGCCATCTATCTCAAAAACTGGCACTCCTTTGCAATCTGCAAACTCACCTTTTGTTGTTCCTTCTCCTTCGACTCCCTTGGCTCCATCACCAATGCCCGGGGAATCTGAAAAACCTGTTCTAGGCACTTCTCTCCCAAATGTTGCTAATTTGGGACATCAACAAGGGACTGGTGTTCAAACAGGCTCCCAATCCCTTGCAATTGGCACTCCAGGGATATCAGCCTCACCTTTGCTTGCTGAGTTCAGTGGTGCAGATGGATCTCATGCTAATGCTCTGACAGCTGTTTCTAGCAAGTCAAATGTTACAGAGCAACCTCTTGAACGTTTAATAAAAGCA GTGAAATCCATCTCACCTACAGCATTGGGTGCATCTGTAAGTGACATCGGCTCAGTTGTCAGCATGACTGACAGGATAGCAGGTTCAGCCCCAGGTAATGGGTCTAGGGCTGCAGTTGGCGAGGATCTGGTTGCCATGACAAAGTGTCGTCTGCAAGCAAAAAATTTCATCAGTCAAGATGGAATGAGTGGCACAAAGAAAATTAGGCGCTACACTAGTGCCATGCCCCTAAATGTTGTATCATCTGCAGGCAGTTTGAATGATAGTTTCAAACAGTTGACTGGTTCAGAGACATCTGAGTTGGAGTCAACTGCAACATCTAGTGTCAAGAGGCCAAGAATTGAG GCAAATCATGCGCTTTTGGAAGAAATAAGGGAAATAAATCAACGGCTTATAGACACAGTGGTTGATATCAGTGATGAAGATGTTGATCCTGGTGCAGCAGCTGCAACTGCTAAAGGGGGTGAAGGAACCATTGTCAAGTGCTCTTTCAGTGCTGTGGCTCTCAGTGCAAACCTGAAATCACAGTACATGTCGGCACAAATG TCACCAATTCAGCCCTTGCATTTGCTAGTCCCCACAAATTATCCAAATTGCTCTCCAATCCTATTAGACAAGTTCCCAGTTGAAGTCAG CAAGGAGAATGAAGACCTTTCAGTGAAAGCGAAGTCTAGGTTTAGTATATCACTGCGCACCCTTTCGCAGCCTATGTCACTTGGTGAGATAGCAAGGACTTGGGATGTTTGTGCCCGAGCAGTTATTTCTGATCACGCAAAACTGAGTGGGGGAGGCAGCTTTAGTTCAAAATACGGGACTTGGGAGAATTGCTTGAGTGCTGCATAG